The following is a genomic window from Perognathus longimembris pacificus isolate PPM17 chromosome 20, ASM2315922v1, whole genome shotgun sequence.
GGCGGTGGTGGGGCAGGGGCGGGTGGTTGGGCAGGGGGCGGTGGTGGGGAGGGGCgtggggtgggcagggcgggTGGTGGGGCAGGGGCGGTGGTGGGCAGGGGCGGGTGGTGGGCAGGGGCGGTGGTGGGCAGGGGCGGTGGTGGGCAGGGGCGGTGGTGGGCAGGGgcgggtggtgggggaggggcgggtggtGGGCAGGGGCGGGTGGTGGGGCAGGGGCGGGTGGTGGGCAGGGGCGGGTGGTGGGCAGGggcggtggtggggagggggcggtggtGGGCAGCGGCAGTGTCTGACGCTGGGGCTCGGGctggttgggggggggagtgcctccagtactggggctcctGCTAGGACTCCCCCAGCCCGGGCCCTTGAGCTCCTTCGATCCCCTGGAGGAGGCCCCCCCCCCGAGTCGCTGGGGTCACTGGCATCCAGAcctcgtgggggggaggggaggggcgggggggtccCTGTGACTCCCCGTCACGTCAGTGGTGTTTCTCACGGCGCCCTGTGCTTCTTCCGGCCGCAGGTGAGCGAGAGGATGCGGTGGGGGTGCCccggcgcgccccgccccccccctggCCTGCTGGCAGCCCATCCTGCTGCTGGTGCTGGGCTCGGCGCTGTCGGGCGCGGCGTCGGGCTGCCCCCCGCGCTGCGAGTGCTCTGCGCCGGAGCGGGCGGTGCTGTGCCACCGGCGGCGCCTGGGTGGCCGTGCCCGAGGGCATCCCACCGAGACGCGCCTGCTGGACCTGAGCAAGAACCGCATCAAGACGCTGAGCCAGGATGAGTTTCGCGGGCTTCCCGCACCTGGAGGAGCTGGAGCTCAACGAGAACGTGGTGAGCGCCGTGGAGCCCGGCGCCTTCAACAACCTGCAGGGCCTGCGCGCGCTGGGCCTGCGCAGCAACCGCCTGAAGCTCATCCCGCCCGGCGTGTTCGGCGGGCTGGGCAACCTCACGCGGCCTGGACATCAGCGAGAACCGCATCGTCATCCTGCTCGACTTCATGTTCCAGGACCTGCTGAACCTGCGCGCGCCTCGAGGTGGGCGACAACGACCTGGTGTACATCTCGCACCGCGGCCTTCAGCGGCCTGCACAGCCTGGAGCGGCTCACGCTGGAGCGCTGCAACCTCACCGCCGTGCCCACCGAGGCCCTGTCGCACCTGCACGGCCTGGCCGTCCTGCGCCTGCGCCACCTGGCCATCGCCGCCCTCCGCGCGACTACTCCTTCAAGCGCCTCTACCGCCTCAAGGTCCTCGAGGTCGCGCACTGGCCCCACCTGGACACCATGACCCCCAACTGCCTCTACGGCCTCAACCCTCACCTCCCTGGCCGTCACCCACTGCAAACCTGACGGCCGTCCCCTACCTGGCGGTGCGCCACCTGGTCTACCTGCGCGTGCTCAACCTGTCCCACAACCCCATCGGCGCCATCGAGGGCTCCATGCTGCACGAGCTGCTGCGGCTGCAGGAGCTGCAGCTGGTGGGCGGCCAGCTGGCCGTGGTGGAGCCGCACGCCTTCCGCGGCCTGCACCACCTGCGCGTGCTCAACGTGTCCGGCAACCGGCTCACCACGCTGGAGGAGTCGGCCTTCCACTCGGTGGGCAACCTGGAGACGCTCATCCTCGACGGCAACCCGCTGGCCTGCGACTGCCGGCTGCTCTGGGTCTTCCCGGCGCCGCTGGCGGCTCAACTTCCACCGGCAGCAGCCCGCCTGCGCCACGCCCGAGTCCGTGCAGGGCAAGGAGTTCAAGGACTTCCCCGACGTGCTGCCGCCCAACCACTTCGCCTGCCGGCGCGCCCGCATCCGGGACCGCCAGGCCCAGCGGGTGTCCGTGGACGAGGGCCACACCGTGCAGTTCGCGTGCCGGGCCGACGGCGACCCGCCGCCCGCCATCCTGTGGATGTCGCCGCGCAAGCACCTGGTGTCGGCAAGAGCAGCGGGCGGCTCACCGTGTTCCCCGACGGGACGCTGGAGGTGCGCTACGCGCAGGCGCGGGACAACGGCACCTACGTGTGCATCGCCGCCAACGCGGGCGGCAACGACTCCGTGCCCGCGCACCTGCACGTGCGGGGCTACGCGCCCGACTGGCCGCACCGGCCCAACAAGACGTTCGCCTTCATCTCCAACCAGCCCGGCGACGGCGACGCCAACAGCACCCGCGCCAGCGTGCCTTTCCCCTTCGACATCAAGACGCTCATCATCGCCACCACCATGGGCTTCATCTCCTTCCTGGGCGTCGTGCTCTTCTGCCTGGTGCTCGCTCTTCCTGTGAGCCGCGGCAAGGGCAACACCAAGCACAACATCGAGATCGAGTACGTGCCGCGCAAGTCCGACGCGGGCGTCCCCCGCCGCCGACGCGCCCCGCAAGTTCAACATGAAGATGATCTGACGCCCCGGGCGCCCCGGGGAGCCGGGCTCtgccccccgggggggggagggggaggggaggggagggtccgGCGCCTCCCACGCCCCGGGCCCCGGACTCCACGCCGGGCCGAGCAGACGCGCGGCAGAGCCCGCGGTCCCGTGATCGCCGTTCCCCACGCCGACGGGCAGAGGACGGACTCCCCGCCCTCGGTGACTGGGTTTCCATAGCGATGGATTTTTATGAAaacttgaaataataaaaaaagagaaaagaaaaaccgacaaaaaaaaaaatcccacaacgTTTCCAATAGCTAGACGGAATGCAAACTCTCGACGCCCCCGACCAACCCAGGGCCATCTTCCAAATCAGCGTCttgttcttccctcctcctcctcccgccctcctccctcctccccgccctcccccctcccctcctccctcctccccgccctcctccccctccccgctcctccctcctccccgccctcctcctcctcctccctccccctcctcccccgccccctccagcccccctcccctcctctcctcttcccctgagGGGAGGGATCACTCAGGAaatcaggccccgcccccgccaggccccACGGTGCGGCCCAGCCCCGGGCGGGCTTGAGCCAGGGTTCGGTGGTGGGGACAAGAGttgccccctccccggggctggGGCTTGTCTCCTGGGCTGCCAGGCAGCTCTATTTGGGGGAGGTGGTTTCGGGGGCCGGCTTGGGGGCTGGGGTCTTCTTTGGGGGGCACGGGGAGCGGTCCGTGGCGAGGGCCCAGGCCCGAGGCCGGCCCCGAGACGCGGCCTCCGGTCCCCGCTCTGCCCCGCGCTCCGCCGCCGGGCCTGGGCCTCCCCATCTGTACCCCGGGAAGCTCCGCCCACCCTGCCTACCTCACAGGGCTGTTGTGAGGAACCGATGAGATGTATGTGAAACACTTTGTAACCTTGTAAAGCGCTGTGCACACGTGTGGGTGATTGTTCTCATTCTGGTCCGTAGTATCTcattgtgggggggtggggctacggggggaggggctgggggtggggggaagagggcgCCCCCCCCCAGACATGGCCAAGGCGGTGTCCTCAGGGACTGCCCGAACAACAGCTCTAGccaacccacccctccccccaacagaaGGCCAGGGCCagtagtgcacacctgtcatcccagccacacagGAAGTTGACATCCGAccatcatgttcaaagccagcctggagaggaaagcccgtgagactcttacttccagtgcTCCGTCAACAGAGCCGGAGGTGGGGCTCTGTCCCGAGTGGCCGAGCGCCAGGCTTGGGCGGGAAAAGCCCAGGGGCggccccgggccctgagttccgCCTGAAGCCTCGCGGGCTCTGCCACCGCTGGAGCTCCAGCTCTCTCCCGGCCTCCTGTCGCACGAGCACTTATTGAGCACCTGGTGTATACCGCTTTTCTCATCATGGACCCAGACAAAGGGGACCGAGGGGGGCCagccccccgcccagcccccagcctcatTCCGGTGCCTTCTGGGCTCCTGGAGTCAGGACTGGACCCCCCGCTCACCAGCGGGCCAGGCGCGCCAGGCCGTGACCAGAGCCCCCGTGGCGGAGCCCCGGCCTTCCAGGCGGAGCCCgcgggtggggctggggctcGACGGCTGTCCGAGGCTATCCCAGGCCTAGGGGAGACGGCAGATTTTACTCCCTGGTGGGGAATGGCACCCTCTGGAGTCCCACGGGCCCTGTGGGCTGGGCCTCCCGGGGTGGCCTAGGGGCGCGGTCAGGAGCTGCCGAGCTCAGGGCCGAGGTCAGGTTCCCGCCTCACGCCAGCCGGGAGC
Proteins encoded in this region:
- the Lingo1 gene encoding LOW QUALITY PROTEIN: leucine-rich repeat and immunoglobulin-like domain-containing nogo receptor-interacting protein 1 (The sequence of the model RefSeq protein was modified relative to this genomic sequence to represent the inferred CDS: inserted 3 bases in 2 codons; deleted 10 bases in 9 codons), producing the protein MATPQPGGQAWTAGSHGILATLSLSSPPPSAGGVGILGSWFSVAWVSGHAGPGRWPGHPGVPHPRSRPATSPAETHACFSRAKRRQVSERMXGGGAPARPAPPLACWQPILLLVLGSALSGAASGCPPRCECSAPERAVLCHRRRLGGRARGHPTETRLLDLSKNRIKTLSQDEFAGFPHLEELELNENVVSAVEPGAFNNLQGLRALGLRSNRLKLIPPGVFGGLGNLTRLDISENRIVILLDFMFQDLLNLRALEVGDNDLVYISHRAFSGLHSLERLTLERCNLTAVPTEALSHLHGLAVLRLRHLAIAALRDYSFKRLYRLKVLEVAHWPHLDTMTPNCLYGLNLTSLAVTHCNLTAVPYLAVRHLVYLRVLNLSHNPIGAIEGSMLHELLRLQELQLVGGQLAVVEPHAFRGLHHLRVLNVSGNRLTTLEESAFHSVGNLETLILDGNPLACDCRLLWVFRRRWRLNFHRQQPACATPESVQGKEFKDFPDVLPPNHFACRRARIRDRQAQRVSVDEGHTVQFACRADGDPPPAILWMSPRKHLVSXKSSGRLTVFPDGTLEVRYAQARDNGTYVCIAANAGGNDSVPAHLHVRGYAPDWPHRPNKTFAFISNQPGDGDANSTRASVPFPFDIKTLIIATTMGFISFLGVVLFCLVLALPVSRGKGNTKHNIEIEYVPRKSDAGVPAADAPRKFNMKMI